In Christensenellaceae bacterium, the sequence TAATTCAGAACTAATATTACAACTTGCAAATGAAATTAAAGATTTTCAAAAGTATATATTAAAGATAAGTTTGCATGCGTCAAATGATGATACACGAAAAAAAATAATCCCTGTACATAGGTCCATGTCTGAATTAAGGGATGTGGCAAATCAATATAAAAAAATATCTAGTCAAGAATTATGTTGGAATTATGTTTTACTTAATGGCGTAAATGACAGCGAACAAAATGCAAAAGAATTCTGTGATTATTTGGAAGAAGGCGACACAGTGAATCTAACCCACTATAGCCCTATAAAAGACGGATTCTTTAGATCATCAGATAATTTCTCACAATTCAAAAAAATTCTCGATGAGAAGCAAATTAATTATTATGAGTTTAATCCAGCTGGGAAAGATATTAATGCCGGCTGTGGACAAATGGCAGCAAGATATTATAGCCAATTGGAGAAGAGCAAGTAAACATTATCTGCTAATTTTTCTACCTAAATTTCTACCAAATTGATTGGTAGAAAAATAACGTTGCTTTTTTGGTTTGATTTTTGGTCTTAATGCTGATATAATACTTAGCAACGACAGAGGGTAGAGAAGCCATTGAAATAGGCAGTTTTATGTCCGCAATTTATATTTTAGAAGGGATTAAAAGCGATACAACAGCAATCGGAAATAACTAAAAGTAAGTTGTCTAAAAGCCTTGAAAACCATTAAGGTGAAAGCCTTCTGGGGTTCGAATCCCTAACTCTCCGCCAACAAGGAGCCATACGAACTATTTATCGCAAAAGACTATTTTGGCTTAATAGTTCCGCATAGTTTCTTCAATAAAAAAAGAGAGGGCATTTAGCCCCTCTTTTTCTTTTGTTCAATTTTATCTCCCTGCATTTTGTTGCTGATTGCTGCAATGACGATATACTCAAAAAAGTTCACAATACGCATACAAATTAGCTCCACCCGATATTCCCCCTGTCTCATACAGCATACTTGGTTCATCTGCATTAATAAATCTACCATATTCTGGGTCGTAATACCTTGAATTTAGGTAGTATAAATTAGTTTCGTTGTCATAGTAGTAGCTTCTACTATGTTTTATTTATAGCTTTTAAACAATCAAAAAGATAGTTAATCCGTTTTTTTGTTGTGTATTATTGGTTTTCCATTAGCCACAAAATATCCCTTGATTTTAAACTATTATACATAATTGCAGAGATGTCTTCTATCGAAAAAATACTTACTCCATCTTTTCGTCCGAACATATCAATAAGCTTTATTGTACATGTTACGTCATCAAAAGATTCAACCAATCCATATGGCTCGTAATCACTTTCTTCATTTTGCAACTCAACACTAATAATTTTTTTAGTATCTTTAGCCAAAGCTAATAACTCCAGCAAAATTTTCTTACTTTTAAAATTGTATCTTGCTAAACAAGTATTTTTTGCTTTCATTATTTTTTGTATTTTGGTATTATATTGTGTTTCTTTTTCAATTTTGCGTATAATACTAATATTATATAGCGCTAAGCCATCATCTAAACCTAATGGATGAACACTGCTTATTATGACATCTTCGTCATCTACGGCAATAACTTCACCCAAAGCCCAATCCTCACCTTCAACATCAGTATAAATTGCTATGAATTCACCTTTCTTAAAATCATTTTTTTTCATATTATTCATTCTCCTTTAATATAATAAGTTTTTATGACCATATGGGTTATTTATATCCCAAAATATAAACATACTCGGGTTTCTAGGTTTGAATCTACCATTAATCACTT encodes:
- a CDS encoding radical SAM protein, with the translated sequence MEIIEKLESVDGSTKKFLQKTSDDYIIETAYINDGEHFICYSSQIGCPVACGFCYNGVNKNFYRNLTKDEIINQCVNVINDLDIDNRGKPIKFGCMGVGEPLLNYENVLASTKELNSRYPNSIFSLATTGINSELILQLANEIKDFQKYILKISLHASNDDTRKKIIPVHRSMSELRDVANQYKKISSQELCWNYVLLNGVNDSEQNAKEFCDYLEEGDTVNLTHYSPIKDGFFRSSDNFSQFKKILDEKQINYYEFNPAGKDINAGCGQMAARYYSQLEKSK